One stretch of Emys orbicularis isolate rEmyOrb1 chromosome 7, rEmyOrb1.hap1, whole genome shotgun sequence DNA includes these proteins:
- the DENND10 gene encoding DENN domain-containing protein 10 isoform X1 translates to MRDLLLRKCCLTDENKLLHTFVFGQYRRSWFYITTVEVQDSSVLEKVTHFSIVLTAKDFNPEKYAAFTRILCRIYLKHGSTVKMMESYIAVLTKGICQSEENGSFLSKDFDARKAYLAGSIKDIVSQFGMETVILFTALMLKKRIVVHHPRIEVIQEFTRTLPALVWHRQDWSILHSYVHLNDDELEALKTCTGYIAGFIDSKVSNRPDLYDVYVNLADSEITISQQAKEAMTMGKLHKEIGQLIVQSAEDPDKSDSQVIKDISLKTKEILTNLASFTEVSDDGEKPTLNFEALKQKRYPPATENFLYHLAAAEQMLKI, encoded by the exons ATGAGGGATCTATTGCTGAGAAAATGCTGCCTTACAGATGAAAATAAACTGCTTCACACCTTTGTATTTGGCCAGTATAGAAGATCATGGTTCTATATCACAACAGTGGAAGTTCAAGATTCTTCAGTCTTGGAAAAG GTGACTCACTTTTCTATTGTTCTGACTGCCAAAGATTTTAACCCGGAGAAATATGCTGCCTTCACTAGGATATTGTGTAG AATCTACCTGAAGCATGGGAGTACAGTTAAAATGATGGAGAGTTACATTGCAGTTCTTACAAAGGGGATCTGCCAGAGTGAAGAAAATGGATCTTTCCTCAGCAAAGATTTTGATGCCCGAAAGGCTTACCTTGCAGGTTCAAtcaaag ATATAGTATCTCAGTTTGGTATGGAAACAGTTATCCTATTCACTGCACTGATGTTAAAGAAAAGAATTGTTGTACATCACCCAAGAATAGAAGTCATCCAGGAGTTTACTAG GACTCTACCTGCTTTAGTGTGGCATCGACAGGACTGGTCAATTCTTCATTCGTATGTTCATCTAAATGATGATGAACTGGAAGCATTAAAGACCTGCACAG GTTACATTGCTGGATTTATAGACTCCAAAGTGAGCAATAGACCGGATCTATATGATGTGTATGTGAATTTGGCAGACAGTGAAATTACCATTTCCCAGCAAGCGAAAG AGGCAATGACAATGGGAAAATTGCACAAAGAAATTGGTCAACTCattgttcagtctgcagaagatCCAGATAAATCAGATAGTCAAGTAATTAAG GATATTTCACTGAAGACAAAAGAAATTTTGACTAATCTGGCATCATTTACTGAAGTTTCTGATGATGGTGAGAAACCCACACTTAACTTTGAAGCCCTAAAACAAAAGCGATATCCACCAGCTACAGAAAACTTTCTTTATCATCTAGCAGCTGCTGAACAAATGCTTAAGATCTGA
- the DENND10 gene encoding DENN domain-containing protein 10 isoform X2, translated as MMESYIAVLTKGICQSEENGSFLSKDFDARKAYLAGSIKDIVSQFGMETVILFTALMLKKRIVVHHPRIEVIQEFTRTLPALVWHRQDWSILHSYVHLNDDELEALKTCTGYIAGFIDSKVSNRPDLYDVYVNLADSEITISQQAKEAMTMGKLHKEIGQLIVQSAEDPDKSDSQVIKDISLKTKEILTNLASFTEVSDDGEKPTLNFEALKQKRYPPATENFLYHLAAAEQMLKI; from the exons ATGATGGAGAGTTACATTGCAGTTCTTACAAAGGGGATCTGCCAGAGTGAAGAAAATGGATCTTTCCTCAGCAAAGATTTTGATGCCCGAAAGGCTTACCTTGCAGGTTCAAtcaaag ATATAGTATCTCAGTTTGGTATGGAAACAGTTATCCTATTCACTGCACTGATGTTAAAGAAAAGAATTGTTGTACATCACCCAAGAATAGAAGTCATCCAGGAGTTTACTAG GACTCTACCTGCTTTAGTGTGGCATCGACAGGACTGGTCAATTCTTCATTCGTATGTTCATCTAAATGATGATGAACTGGAAGCATTAAAGACCTGCACAG GTTACATTGCTGGATTTATAGACTCCAAAGTGAGCAATAGACCGGATCTATATGATGTGTATGTGAATTTGGCAGACAGTGAAATTACCATTTCCCAGCAAGCGAAAG AGGCAATGACAATGGGAAAATTGCACAAAGAAATTGGTCAACTCattgttcagtctgcagaagatCCAGATAAATCAGATAGTCAAGTAATTAAG GATATTTCACTGAAGACAAAAGAAATTTTGACTAATCTGGCATCATTTACTGAAGTTTCTGATGATGGTGAGAAACCCACACTTAACTTTGAAGCCCTAAAACAAAAGCGATATCCACCAGCTACAGAAAACTTTCTTTATCATCTAGCAGCTGCTGAACAAATGCTTAAGATCTGA